From a single Sphingobium sp. genomic region:
- a CDS encoding TetR/AcrR family transcriptional regulator — MDVRRTPGDLREACLAEALAIIEQEGLEKLSLRDVARRLGVSHQAPYRHFPSRDHVLAEIVRRAYADFAAALRSAPVTDNPAGDSLAMGFAYVQFALSHPLQYRLMFGGALPDPHQHSEMMHGARDAFDVLRHTLGRVFAERPQPYDQEAIDREAMFVWSSLHGLVSLLRSDALNTLELSQETRSGITMHALQRIGFAVGIIPAVPT, encoded by the coding sequence ATGGATGTAAGGCGCACGCCCGGCGATCTACGAGAGGCCTGCCTTGCCGAAGCCTTGGCGATTATCGAACAGGAAGGACTTGAAAAGCTCAGCCTGCGCGATGTGGCGCGGCGCTTGGGCGTTTCGCATCAGGCGCCCTATCGGCATTTCCCCAGCCGTGACCATGTCCTTGCCGAGATTGTTCGCCGGGCTTATGCCGATTTCGCTGCGGCGCTACGATCGGCGCCCGTAACGGACAATCCGGCGGGTGATTCCCTGGCGATGGGCTTCGCCTATGTTCAATTCGCCTTATCGCACCCGCTTCAATATCGGCTGATGTTTGGCGGCGCGTTGCCGGATCCGCATCAACATAGTGAAATGATGCACGGCGCCCGAGACGCCTTTGACGTGCTTAGGCACACGCTTGGTCGTGTATTTGCAGAGCGCCCGCAACCCTACGACCAGGAAGCAATTGATCGCGAAGCCATGTTTGTTTGGTCCAGCTTGCACGGTCTGGTCAGCCTGTTGCGCTCAGACGCGTTGAACACATTGGAACTCAGTCAGGAAACGCGCAGCGGCATTACAATGCATGCGCTGCAACGGATCGGCTTTGCAGTGGGGATAATACCAGCCGTGCCAACGTAG
- a CDS encoding DUF4188 domain-containing protein, which translates to MSEILKGRWTARLDEPFVLFIIGMRINKLWLVHRWLPLIIQMSAMLRELYPRPELGFMGGKTWFGRTIVLIQYWRSFEELEAYAKAKDNKHLPAWAAFNRLIGNNGDVGIYHETYRIEPGQYENVFVNMPPTLINAVAPMSEAKGVHASARGRMEPSRPS; encoded by the coding sequence ATGAGCGAGATATTGAAGGGTCGCTGGACGGCCCGTCTTGACGAACCATTTGTCCTGTTCATCATCGGCATGCGTATCAACAAGCTTTGGCTGGTTCACCGGTGGTTGCCACTCATCATTCAAATGTCAGCGATGCTGCGCGAATTATACCCCCGCCCGGAGCTTGGTTTCATGGGGGGCAAGACTTGGTTCGGGCGCACAATCGTGCTGATTCAATATTGGCGCTCCTTCGAAGAGTTAGAGGCCTATGCAAAAGCCAAGGACAACAAGCATCTTCCTGCCTGGGCGGCCTTTAATCGCTTGATTGGCAATAATGGCGATGTCGGCATTTATCACGAAACCTATCGCATCGAGCCGGGGCAATATGAAAATGTATTCGTCAACATGCCGCCGACGCTGATCAATGCAGTTGCCCCAATGTCAGAGGCAAAAGGCGTGCACGCCTCTGCGCGGGGACGGATGGAACCGAGTAGGCCAAGCTGA
- a CDS encoding lytic murein transglycosylase gives MVSAQTPTASPAQNDSHSHAFEQYLQTVRARAAREGVSKATLDRAMPSLVYLPRVVQLDRGQPETTSSAPAPPFEPYKRRHVDAARISRGRAKYTELRPLLQRIENETGVPEEVMIAIYGHETNYGAVMGNFHAPDALASLAFEGRRRELFEAELIAVLKMIDRGVPSYAITGSWAGALGKPQFLPSVYLRLAGDGDGDGYADIWKSEVDAMTSIANYLLNAGWRRDEPWGFAVDVPSSFDRGSVRTNLVAPRCARVFARHSRWMRVSEWKKLGLVPQKGAWPNDNMQAALIEPDGEGRTAYLLGSNYRAILDYNCSNFYALSVGLLADEVRN, from the coding sequence ATGGTGAGCGCGCAAACTCCAACGGCCAGCCCTGCACAAAATGACAGCCATTCGCATGCCTTTGAGCAATATCTGCAGACGGTTCGTGCGCGTGCTGCGCGGGAAGGTGTGAGCAAGGCAACGCTCGACAGGGCGATGCCGTCGCTGGTCTATCTCCCCCGGGTGGTGCAGCTTGATCGCGGACAGCCCGAAACCACATCGTCAGCGCCGGCACCTCCGTTCGAACCTTATAAGCGGCGGCATGTCGATGCCGCGCGGATTAGCCGCGGGCGCGCCAAATATACCGAGCTGCGTCCATTGTTGCAGCGGATCGAAAATGAAACCGGTGTTCCCGAAGAGGTGATGATCGCGATTTACGGCCATGAAACCAATTATGGTGCGGTCATGGGCAATTTTCATGCCCCCGATGCGCTCGCTTCGCTGGCGTTTGAAGGTCGGCGGCGCGAGTTGTTCGAGGCGGAACTGATTGCTGTTCTTAAAATGATCGATCGCGGGGTTCCCTCTTATGCGATCACGGGAAGCTGGGCCGGAGCATTGGGTAAGCCGCAATTCCTGCCTTCGGTTTATTTGCGCCTTGCCGGCGACGGCGATGGCGATGGCTATGCCGACATCTGGAAGAGCGAGGTCGACGCCATGACGTCAATCGCCAATTACCTGCTTAACGCCGGTTGGCGGCGTGATGAACCTTGGGGTTTTGCCGTTGATGTGCCCTCATCGTTCGATCGAGGAAGCGTCAGAACCAATCTGGTCGCGCCTCGATGTGCCCGTGTATTTGCACGGCACAGCCGCTGGATGCGTGTTTCTGAATGGAAAAAATTGGGGTTGGTTCCGCAAAAAGGAGCCTGGCCCAATGACAATATGCAGGCCGCGTTGATCGAACCTGATGGTGAAGGGCGGACCGCTTATTTACTCGGAAGCAACTATCGCGCGATATTAGACTATAATTGCTCGAATTTTTACGCACTGTCTGTGGGATTGCTTGCCGATGAGGTACGGAATTAA
- a CDS encoding septal ring lytic transglycosylase RlpA family protein — MLASCGGREEDIGAIPVGQGGQSAAVQDFPVKLGAPFNVGNISYTPEDTPNYDDVGYASWYGSEMEGRPTANGEPFVAAGISGAHKTLPLPSYVEVTALDTGRTILVRINDRGPFANDRLIDLSEGAARQLGLVGQGVAGVRVRRVNPPEQDRSALRGGSPAASRMDTPESLLKVLRDRLSKQPRPAAMARASTPARTAGQSVSPASADSGAGSDRFVREVAGSRASANRPPVAAAPAGYVVQIAAFSSRASAERLARQSGGTVSASADGRLFRVRYGPFESEAEAENALNDARQRGYPQARLLRD; from the coding sequence ATGTTGGCTTCCTGCGGCGGGCGGGAAGAGGATATTGGTGCCATCCCAGTCGGCCAAGGCGGGCAAAGCGCTGCCGTGCAGGATTTTCCGGTAAAGTTGGGTGCGCCGTTCAACGTCGGCAACATTAGCTATACGCCCGAAGACACACCAAATTATGACGATGTCGGCTATGCCAGTTGGTATGGTTCCGAAATGGAAGGGCGGCCGACAGCGAATGGCGAGCCATTTGTGGCCGCCGGTATCAGCGGCGCGCACAAGACCCTGCCTTTGCCCAGCTATGTTGAAGTCACCGCCCTCGACACCGGGCGAACCATTCTTGTGCGGATCAATGATCGCGGACCCTTTGCCAACGATCGGCTGATTGATCTTTCCGAGGGTGCGGCGCGTCAATTGGGTCTGGTGGGGCAGGGCGTCGCCGGTGTGCGCGTCCGCCGGGTCAATCCGCCTGAACAGGATCGCTCTGCGCTTCGCGGCGGGTCTCCAGCAGCATCACGCATGGATACGCCTGAATCGCTGTTGAAGGTGTTGCGCGACAGGCTTTCAAAACAACCGCGCCCGGCTGCCATGGCACGGGCATCAACACCGGCAAGAACTGCTGGGCAATCTGTGTCACCCGCTTCGGCAGACAGTGGCGCGGGTAGTGATCGTTTTGTGCGAGAAGTCGCGGGAAGCCGCGCATCGGCGAACAGGCCTCCGGTTGCAGCAGCGCCTGCGGGCTATGTCGTCCAGATCGCTGCCTTTTCTTCGCGCGCATCGGCGGAAAGGCTTGCACGGCAATCGGGCGGAACGGTTTCGGCAAGCGCCGATGGACGTTTGTTCCGCGTGCGATATGGGCCATTTGAGAGTGAGGCAGAGGCCGAGAATGCGCTCAACGATGCGCGCCAGCGCGGCTATCCACAGGCGAGGCTGTTGCGCGACTAG
- a CDS encoding D-alanyl-D-alanine carboxypeptidase family protein, whose protein sequence is MRACLFLPLLAIAIPVKANAPLPQSTAPIAYLVDLNSGTVLVDRKSGRQVPTASMAKMMTAFVAFEAIKARKISLQTEYKVSGATWMRWNNRGSTMFLKANQKVSVENLLHGVLTLSGNDASVVLAEGISGSETAFAGEMNAAAKRLGMKDSRFGNASGWPDGGKTVSTAQDLSLLAEHIIEDHPQLFEMFFGQRSFRWGNVAQSNRNPLLGAVAGADGMKTGHSSEAGYCLVGTAKQDDRRLLMVIAGLPSAQARIDEARLLMRWGFDNWVEQPLFAPNQMVTNVPVQLGEAMVVPVATTQRIAALSRKGAIERPRISVSYDGPVKAPIRKGQKIAELSLLYEGGKVQRFPLVAADSVERANFLGRALNGMRLLAEKL, encoded by the coding sequence ATGCGCGCATGTCTCTTCTTGCCCCTTTTGGCGATTGCTATCCCGGTAAAGGCCAACGCCCCCCTGCCGCAATCGACCGCGCCGATCGCCTATCTTGTCGATCTTAATTCGGGCACTGTATTGGTTGATCGAAAGAGTGGGAGGCAGGTGCCAACCGCTTCAATGGCCAAGATGATGACCGCCTTTGTCGCCTTTGAAGCGATCAAGGCCCGCAAAATCAGCCTTCAGACGGAGTATAAGGTCAGCGGCGCGACATGGATGCGCTGGAACAATCGGGGTTCGACCATGTTCCTGAAGGCGAACCAAAAAGTCTCGGTCGAAAACCTGCTTCATGGCGTACTTACGCTTTCGGGTAATGACGCATCCGTTGTTCTGGCTGAAGGCATCAGCGGCAGCGAAACCGCCTTTGCTGGTGAAATGAACGCGGCAGCGAAGCGGCTTGGCATGAAAGATAGCCGCTTTGGTAACGCCAGTGGCTGGCCTGATGGCGGCAAGACTGTTTCGACGGCCCAGGATCTATCGCTGCTCGCTGAACATATCATCGAAGACCATCCGCAGTTGTTCGAAATGTTTTTCGGACAGCGCAGTTTCCGCTGGGGCAATGTGGCGCAATCGAACCGCAACCCTCTGCTGGGTGCGGTGGCAGGCGCAGACGGCATGAAGACCGGGCATAGTTCAGAGGCGGGCTATTGCCTGGTGGGTACGGCCAAGCAGGACGATCGGCGTTTGCTGATGGTGATTGCGGGCCTGCCTTCTGCACAAGCGCGAATAGACGAGGCGCGGCTGCTGATGCGCTGGGGTTTTGACAATTGGGTCGAACAGCCCTTGTTTGCGCCGAACCAAATGGTCACCAATGTGCCGGTTCAATTGGGGGAGGCAATGGTTGTTCCTGTAGCAACGACGCAGCGCATTGCTGCGCTTTCACGCAAGGGGGCGATCGAGCGCCCTCGGATCAGCGTCAGTTATGACGGCCCCGTCAAAGCCCCAATTCGCAAAGGGCAGAAAATCGCGGAGCTCTCGCTGCTTTATGAAGGGGGCAAAGTACAACGCTTTCCGCTAGTCGCAGCGGATAGTGTCGAGCGTGCGAATTTTCTCGGTCGAGCCTTGAACGGCATGCGCCTTTTGGCAGAAAAGTTGTGA
- the tmk gene encoding dTMP kinase yields the protein MIMGRFISIEGGEGAGKSTQIRMLAERLAAHGLAVDITREPGGTEGAEAIRGLLLGGGDDRWGAEAEALLFAAARSDHVVKRIKPALAKGIWVISDRYLDSSRAYQGASLGLSDAAIMQLHAIGSGGFLPERTIILDLPLADARERTQQRDGGESDRIGGRDDAFHQRVRDAFLAIAEAEPHRIRVVDARGTADDVGDRLFAQIADLLP from the coding sequence GTGATCATGGGTCGCTTCATATCGATCGAGGGCGGAGAAGGCGCCGGCAAGTCAACCCAGATCCGCATGTTGGCAGAGCGACTGGCTGCACATGGGCTTGCAGTTGACATCACGCGCGAGCCGGGCGGCACAGAGGGGGCAGAAGCGATCAGGGGATTGCTATTGGGCGGCGGTGACGACCGCTGGGGCGCAGAAGCCGAAGCGCTTTTGTTCGCCGCAGCGCGCAGCGATCATGTCGTCAAACGCATCAAGCCGGCGCTGGCAAAGGGTATTTGGGTAATATCCGATCGTTATCTGGATAGCAGCCGCGCGTATCAAGGCGCGAGCCTGGGGTTAAGCGATGCTGCCATCATGCAGTTGCACGCCATTGGCAGCGGGGGTTTTCTGCCTGAACGGACGATCATCCTTGACCTGCCCTTGGCGGATGCCCGGGAAAGGACGCAACAGCGCGACGGCGGCGAGAGCGACCGCATCGGCGGCCGTGATGATGCATTTCACCAGCGCGTACGCGATGCCTTTCTGGCAATTGCCGAGGCCGAACCGCATCGGATCCGCGTCGTTGACGCCCGCGGCACTGCAGACGACGTTGGCGACCGCCTGTTTGCGCAGATCGCGGATCTTCTGCCATGA
- a CDS encoding AAA family ATPase: MSRLFGHDRQLAQFVKAASSGRLHHGWILSGPRGVGKASFAREMARQLVDPLNHHSSMIEQRSHPDIVWVQRLPKELPKDGEPIDPDAELKRSISIDQIREVQHRLTTRPSMADKRIVIIDAADDLERGGANALLKSLEEPPQGTYFLLISHMSDRLLPTIRSRCQMLRFDPLSDNDMTSALNILLPDAGSIEIAALVRTGRGAPGEAIQLSGIGFDAIEQLAEDILTKGDSSNQIRMQIAEKLSVKAAQSSYEAFLRYVPGRIARAASDLPVSDLPRGVEAFQEADRLAARAIGLSLDKQAVLLQMGHLLASLAQRG; encoded by the coding sequence ATGAGCCGGTTATTCGGGCATGACCGGCAATTGGCGCAATTCGTCAAGGCCGCTAGTAGCGGCAGGCTGCATCATGGCTGGATATTGTCGGGCCCGCGCGGGGTGGGAAAGGCCAGTTTTGCACGTGAAATGGCGCGCCAACTGGTCGATCCGCTGAACCATCACAGTTCAATGATAGAACAGCGAAGCCATCCCGATATTGTCTGGGTGCAAAGATTGCCCAAGGAGTTGCCGAAAGACGGCGAGCCCATAGATCCGGATGCTGAGCTGAAGCGAAGCATATCCATTGATCAGATACGCGAGGTTCAGCATCGTCTGACGACACGGCCGTCGATGGCGGACAAGCGCATTGTCATCATCGATGCTGCCGATGATCTGGAGCGGGGAGGGGCAAATGCCCTTCTAAAATCGCTCGAAGAACCGCCGCAGGGCACATATTTCCTGTTGATCAGCCATATGAGTGACCGTTTGCTGCCGACCATCCGGTCGCGCTGCCAGATGCTTCGGTTCGACCCGCTGAGCGACAATGACATGACATCGGCGCTGAACATCTTGTTGCCAGATGCGGGCTCAATCGAGATTGCGGCGCTGGTGCGAACCGGGCGCGGCGCACCGGGCGAGGCAATCCAGCTTTCGGGCATCGGTTTTGATGCCATTGAGCAATTGGCCGAAGACATATTGACCAAGGGTGACAGCAGCAACCAGATCCGCATGCAGATTGCCGAGAAGTTGTCGGTTAAGGCCGCACAATCGAGCTATGAAGCCTTTTTGCGCTATGTTCCGGGACGGATTGCTCGGGCGGCTTCTGATCTGCCGGTAAGTGATTTGCCGCGCGGTGTAGAGGCCTTCCAGGAAGCCGACCGCCTTGCTGCAAGAGCCATCGGGCTTTCGCTTGATAAACAGGCGGTCCTCCTCCAAATGGGCCATCTGCTCGCCAGCTTGGCGCAGCGCGGATGA